The proteins below come from a single Deltaproteobacteria bacterium genomic window:
- a CDS encoding alpha/beta hydrolase, whose amino-acid sequence MSKLQEDRRIDPRIKAALGAFPTLAQSDVRSRDELLAEANQPHAIAQREQMTKLFDLMDNEQIASSAGLSVATHEFRSAPDGNTVKVQLIRPESREPLPCVYYIHGGGMQVMSCFDGMYRAWGRIIAAQGVAVAMVDFRNALTPSSAPEVAPFPAGLHDCVSGVKWLHENAARLGVDPARP is encoded by the coding sequence GTGAGCAAGCTTCAGGAAGACCGGCGCATCGACCCGCGCATCAAGGCCGCGCTGGGCGCTTTCCCCACCCTGGCGCAGAGCGACGTCCGCAGCCGCGACGAGCTGCTCGCCGAGGCCAACCAGCCGCACGCGATCGCGCAGCGCGAGCAGATGACCAAGCTCTTCGACCTCATGGACAACGAGCAGATCGCGTCGTCCGCGGGACTGTCGGTGGCCACGCACGAGTTCCGCTCCGCGCCCGACGGCAACACGGTGAAGGTGCAGCTGATCCGGCCCGAGTCGCGCGAGCCGCTGCCCTGCGTGTACTACATCCACGGCGGCGGCATGCAGGTCATGTCGTGCTTCGACGGCATGTACCGCGCCTGGGGCCGCATCATCGCGGCGCAGGGCGTCGCGGTCGCGATGGTCGACTTCCGCAACGCGCTGACTCCGTCGTCGGCGCCCGAGGTCGCGCCGTTCCCGGCGGGCCTGCACGACTGCGTGTCGGGCGTGAAGTGGCTGCACGAGAACGCGGCCCGCCTCGGTGTCGACCCCGCGCGGCC
- a CDS encoding TIGR03617 family F420-dependent LLM class oxidoreductase, which yields MTGGLTWEKSASLARELERAGFSGMLFTEAGTVPWMMIAAAAMAAPKLHFCTGIAVAFPRSPMVSAQVAWELAQNTRGRFRLGLGSQVRGHIVRRYGALWDKPAPQMRDYVGAFKACIRAFRGEEKLHHEGPYYNLSLLPGQWAPPRHAFEDVKIDISAVGPQMCRVAGELCDGVHVHPMHSMRYIETRLLPALAAGAAKAGRSVAEIDLIVPVFAIPGDTPEARARMIQIARTQIAFYGSTPNYAFQFDDLGFPGTTAKLGALMKAGDIGGMAAAISDEMLEHFALIARWDDLADALIARYAGKAARVVSYLAMGDIQEHPDHLARWGEIARAVRAA from the coding sequence ATGACCGGGGGACTGACCTGGGAGAAGAGCGCCTCGCTCGCGCGCGAGCTCGAGCGCGCGGGCTTCTCGGGCATGCTGTTCACCGAGGCCGGCACGGTTCCGTGGATGATGATCGCGGCGGCGGCGATGGCCGCGCCGAAGCTCCACTTCTGCACCGGGATCGCGGTCGCGTTCCCGCGCAGCCCGATGGTGTCGGCGCAGGTCGCCTGGGAGCTGGCGCAGAACACGCGCGGGCGGTTCCGGCTGGGCCTCGGCAGCCAGGTGCGCGGCCACATCGTGCGCCGCTACGGCGCGCTCTGGGACAAGCCGGCGCCGCAGATGCGCGACTACGTGGGCGCGTTCAAGGCCTGCATCCGCGCGTTCCGCGGCGAGGAGAAGCTCCACCACGAGGGCCCGTACTACAATTTGAGTCTCCTGCCGGGTCAGTGGGCGCCGCCCCGCCACGCCTTCGAGGACGTGAAGATCGACATCTCCGCGGTGGGCCCGCAGATGTGCCGGGTCGCGGGCGAGCTGTGCGACGGCGTGCACGTCCACCCGATGCACTCGATGCGCTACATCGAGACGCGGCTCCTGCCGGCGCTCGCGGCGGGCGCCGCGAAGGCCGGACGCAGCGTCGCCGAGATCGACCTGATCGTGCCCGTGTTCGCGATCCCCGGCGACACGCCCGAGGCGCGCGCACGCATGATCCAGATCGCGCGCACGCAGATCGCCTTCTACGGCTCGACGCCGAACTACGCGTTCCAGTTCGACGACCTCGGCTTCCCGGGCACCACCGCGAAGCTCGGCGCGCTGATGAAGGCCGGCGACATCGGCGGCATGGCCGCCGCGATCAGCGACGAGATGCTCGAGCACTTCGCGCTGATCGCGCGCTGGGACGACCTGGCCGACGCGCTGATCGCCCGCTACGCCGGCAAGGCCGCGCGCGTGGTCAGCTACCTGGCGATGGGCGACATCCAGGAGCACCCCGACCACCTCGCGCGCTGGGGCGAGATCGCGAGGGCCGTGCGCGCGGCGTAA
- a CDS encoding acyl-CoA dehydrogenase, with protein sequence MPEAELRGRVQKLLAEAHPERTDSITFRRKQFEHGLAWVHFPEGHGGLGISPKQQLTVLDEIQKHSKVVHHDPPVSTIGIGMGAPTVLTYASEAQKKYHLPRIFSGEDIWCQMFSEPSAGSDVAGLSSRAVRDGDDWVVNGQKVWTSVAHLSSWGMLVVRTNPDVPKHDGLSYFIVDMKSPGVTIRPLYQITAEAEFNEVFFDNVRIPHANMLGKEGQGWRVAITTLMNERVAIGGGGPKKKGAGGIAQVVQLWQKRKPGALSPAQEVIMRDRVTRAWMENELLRVTNQRARAAQKSGNPGPEGSVGKLAQAEINKRLWELAIDVLGSDGLAFEAGYELRQSGFEGRTAEALAKYQFLRSRANSIEGGTSEIMKNILGERVLGLPGDPRVDKDVPWKDVPRS encoded by the coding sequence ATGCCCGAAGCCGAGCTTCGCGGGCGCGTCCAGAAGCTGCTCGCGGAAGCGCATCCGGAGCGCACCGACTCGATCACGTTCCGCCGCAAGCAGTTCGAGCACGGGCTGGCGTGGGTGCACTTCCCGGAGGGGCACGGGGGGCTCGGCATCAGCCCGAAGCAGCAGCTCACGGTGCTCGACGAGATCCAAAAGCACTCGAAGGTGGTGCACCACGATCCGCCGGTCAGCACGATCGGCATCGGCATGGGCGCGCCCACGGTGCTCACCTACGCGAGCGAGGCGCAGAAGAAGTACCACCTGCCGCGCATCTTCTCGGGCGAGGACATCTGGTGCCAGATGTTCAGCGAGCCGAGCGCGGGCTCCGACGTCGCGGGCCTGTCCTCGCGCGCGGTGCGCGACGGCGACGACTGGGTGGTGAACGGCCAGAAGGTGTGGACGTCGGTCGCGCACCTGTCGAGCTGGGGCATGCTCGTGGTGCGCACGAACCCCGACGTGCCGAAGCACGACGGGCTCTCGTACTTCATCGTCGACATGAAGAGCCCCGGCGTGACGATCCGACCGCTGTACCAGATCACCGCCGAGGCCGAGTTCAACGAGGTGTTCTTCGACAACGTGCGCATCCCCCACGCGAACATGCTCGGCAAGGAGGGCCAGGGCTGGCGCGTCGCGATCACCACGCTCATGAACGAGCGCGTCGCGATCGGCGGCGGCGGCCCCAAGAAGAAGGGCGCGGGCGGGATCGCGCAGGTCGTGCAGCTGTGGCAGAAGCGCAAGCCCGGCGCGCTCTCGCCAGCGCAAGAGGTGATCATGCGCGACCGCGTGACGCGCGCGTGGATGGAGAACGAGCTGCTGCGCGTCACCAACCAGCGCGCGCGCGCCGCGCAGAAGTCGGGCAATCCGGGGCCGGAGGGCTCGGTCGGCAAGCTCGCGCAGGCGGAGATCAACAAGCGCCTGTGGGAGCTCGCGATCGACGTGCTGGGCAGCGACGGGCTCGCGTTCGAGGCGGGCTACGAGCTGCGCCAGAGCGGCTTCGAGGGCCGCACGGCCGAGGCGCTCGCGAAGTACCAGTTCCTGCGCTCGCGCGCGAACTCGATCGAGGGCGGAACGTCCGAGATCATGAAGAACATCCTCGGCGAGCGCGTGCTCGGCCTGCCGGGCGATCCGCGCGTCGACAAGGACGTGCCCTGGAAGGACGTGCCGCGCTCCTAG
- a CDS encoding acyl-CoA dehydrogenase, protein MPADFVFTDEHDELRQTVRAFLAKRSDEKAVRATMVGERGYDPEVWKQLAEELGLVGLIIPEEHGGAGYGPVELLIAMEEMGRALLCAPYLGTSVFAAQALLTCADAVTQKELLPKIASGAAIVSVAFAEPNGRWDVAGIGLRASGTGANVTLDGEKTLVLDGLCADVLLVVARGDAGLELLRVDASAPGLSRSAIPPLDLTRKLARVRFAGTPATRISSGDQTSSFERVLAFVCAALAAEQVGGAQKCLEMATDYAKSRLQFGRPIGSYQAIKHKCAEMLVAVEMAKSAATNALFIAAANEPDFVEAAALAKAYCSEAYYHAAADNIQIHGGMGFTWEAAPHLYFKRAKSSELLFGDAAHHREELAKHVGL, encoded by the coding sequence ATGCCCGCTGATTTCGTCTTCACCGATGAGCACGACGAGCTGCGCCAGACCGTGCGCGCGTTCCTGGCCAAGCGATCCGACGAGAAGGCCGTGCGCGCCACGATGGTCGGCGAGCGCGGCTACGACCCCGAGGTCTGGAAGCAGCTCGCCGAGGAGCTCGGCCTGGTCGGCCTGATCATCCCCGAGGAGCACGGCGGCGCCGGCTACGGCCCGGTCGAGCTATTGATCGCGATGGAAGAGATGGGGCGCGCGCTGCTCTGCGCGCCGTATCTGGGCACCTCCGTGTTCGCGGCGCAGGCGCTGCTCACCTGCGCCGACGCGGTGACGCAGAAGGAGCTGCTGCCGAAGATCGCGTCGGGCGCGGCGATCGTGAGCGTCGCGTTCGCCGAGCCGAACGGGCGCTGGGACGTGGCCGGCATCGGCCTGCGCGCCAGCGGCACGGGCGCGAACGTGACGCTCGACGGGGAGAAGACGCTCGTGCTCGACGGGCTCTGCGCCGACGTGCTGCTCGTGGTCGCGCGCGGCGACGCGGGCCTCGAGCTGCTGCGCGTGGACGCGAGCGCCCCCGGCCTCTCGCGCAGCGCGATCCCGCCGCTCGATCTCACCCGCAAGCTCGCGCGCGTGCGCTTCGCGGGCACGCCCGCGACGCGAATCTCGAGCGGCGACCAGACCTCGAGCTTCGAGCGCGTGCTCGCCTTCGTGTGCGCGGCGCTCGCGGCCGAGCAGGTGGGCGGCGCGCAGAAGTGCCTGGAGATGGCGACGGACTACGCGAAGAGCCGGCTCCAGTTCGGCCGCCCGATCGGGAGCTACCAGGCGATCAAGCACAAGTGCGCCGAGATGCTGGTCGCGGTGGAGATGGCGAAGTCCGCGGCCACCAACGCGCTGTTCATCGCCGCGGCGAACGAGCCGGACTTCGTCGAGGCCGCCGCGCTCGCCAAGGCCTACTGCTCCGAGGCCTACTACCACGCCGCCGCGGACAACATCCAGATCCACGGCGGCATGGGCTTCACCTGGGAGGCCGCGCCGCATCTGTACTTCAAGCGCGCGAAGTCGAGCGAGCTGCTGTTCGGCGACGCCGCGCACCACCGCGAGGAGCTGGCGAAGCACGTCGGGTTGTAG